The window TTCACGGCGGCCACCAGTCCATTGCTGCCGGAAGAAATTCGTCAGCGCACCCAGGAAAACCTTCTGCCACCCCGTGCGGTGGCTCCTCTGGTGCGGGAATTGGCCAAGCTTCCTGAGCCCCAGCAGGAAGATCTGCGCAAGGTGCTCCGCGATGAGCCCGAACTCGACCGCATCAAGGACGTCACCAGCACAGCGCGTTGGATCACCAAGGCAACGGAGTCGGGTGTTGCTGTGCGTGCCTTTCAACAGGGTGAACTGGACCTCGACCGCGCTATGCAGGAAGCCCAGCGCCTGGATGCCCTTGGCCTGCTGGCTGATGCGATGGGCCAGGCCCAGGCCCTTGAGTCTGCGGTGCTGAAGCTGCACACCTCCTGGCGGCGCTTGGGGGGGCTTCAGGAGCGGCTTTGGGTTGAAAGCGGCAGCAGCACGCCTTACCTGCGCGATGTGTTGAACGCCTTGCAGACCCTCAGTGGCGCCACGATGCGGGTGTCGTTGGGAGAGCTCGCCGGTGGCAAACGGGTCCGGCTCCAGCTGGTGGAGGAGGCCCACGATCAATTGGATCCTCCGCCGCTGCCCTGACTCCAGATCTTGTGCTCGATAAGCTGAAGTCTCCACATCTGGTGTGTTCTGGCTTCGCTCGAGCGTGCACTGCAGACCCACTTCGGTTGGGATGGCTTCCGCCCTGGGCAACGGCCCGTGGTGGATGCCGTGCTGGCCGGCAGGGACGCGTTGGCGGTGCTGCCCACCGGTGGTGGCAAATCGCTCTGCTATCAGCTACCGGCCCTGGTGCGCGAAGGCCTGGTGGTGGTGATTTCACCGTTGGTGGCGCTGATGGAGGACCAGGTGATGGCCCTGCAGCGCCGGGGAATCGCTGCGGCCTGCCTGCATGCCGGACTGGATCCAGCCCGACGCCAGCACGCCTTGGAACAGCTGCGGGACGCGACCCTGCGTCTGCTTTACATCGCGCCGGAACGACTGCAGGGTGAGCAGATCCGGCTGATGCTGGAACGTCATGCCACAGAGGGGCGACTGGTGGCCATAGCGGTGGATGAGGCCCACTGCATCAGTGCCTGGGGGCATGACTTCCGCCCCGATTACCGCCGCCTGGGTCAGGTCCGCCGCCTCTGCCCGGGAGTGCCAATGCTGGCCCTCAGCGCGACGGCAGCCCCACGGGTGCGGGCCGACATCATTCGCCTACTGGATCTGCGTCGCCCGCTCGTGCAGGTGAGTTCGGCCCGCCGGGACAACCTCCAGTACACGATGCAGCGGCGCCCCAGGGACCCCATGCCGCAGGTGTTGGAGGCACTGGAGATGTCCCGTGGCGCCGCGCTGATCTATGCCCGCACCCGTCGTTCCGTGGAGCAGTGGGCGGAACGTCTCAGTGACCAAGGGGTTGCAGCAACGCCGTATCACGCTGGCTTGGATCCGGAGACCCGTCAGCAGGCCCTGAGGCTGTTCCTCGAGCACGAGCGGCCCGTCCTGGTGGCGACGGTGGCCTTCGGAATGGGGGTTGACCGAGGCGATGTGGGCCTCGTGCTTCACCTTGATCTGCCGGCCACCCCGGAGGGTTATCTGCAGGAGTCGGGCCGTGCCGGCAGAGACGGCAAGTCGGCCCATTGCCAGGTGCTTTTTTCGCCGGGTGATCGCACCAGCCTGGGCTGGGCCATGCAGGCCTCAGCCCGGGGCAGTGAGGCCCTTGAGGACCGCCGCCGATTGGACCTGGCGCAGCAGCAGCTGCGTCGCATGGAGGCTGTCGCGGAGGGTGAGATGTGCCGCGAACAGGCGTTGATGCTGGCGGTCGGCGAGTTGGTGGGTCCCTGTGGTCGCTGTGATCGCTGCAAGGACGCCCCCAAACGACGCGACTGGTCAGCCCAGGTGGAAACGCTCCTGGCCCATCTGGCCGAGCAGGACGGCACGGAGATGCGCCGCCTCGGAGAGCACCTGGCTCTGCATGAACCCGGACGCCACGACCGCTGGACTTGGTTGGCCCGTCGACTCGTGCAGGAGGAGTTGATTCAGGAAAGCAACGACGGTGCTCAGCGGCTTTATCTCCGTGAAAGCGGCCGGAGATTCCTGGATTCCCCCTGGCCGCTGGATTACGCCGCCTGATTTAGGTCAGGCCTTGATCTGACAGCGGTCCTTCACCAGGTCTTTTTCGAAGCGGTTCTTCGGAGCTTCCCAGGTTTTCCAGCTCCCATCGGCACCGGTCGCATTGATCTTCTTGGCGGAACAGTTCACAGCCAAATACAGGGCCTGTCCCTGGGCATTGAGGGTGGGCACCACTTGACTGCCACCCATGGCTTGCCAGTTGCCCCAGTCCACCTGGAGGGGGCCATAGGTACGCCAGTCAGCCGATTTGGCCAGGGTCTGCTGGGGCTTGGCGGCCTCGACCGGCTTGGCCTTCGCTATCGGTTTTTTGGCCTGAACGGGTTTGCTTTGCACCACCTTGATTTGTTCGGGCTTGGCCTTGGCTTGAACCCTTGGCTTCGCCGTCACAACCGGTGAGCTGGTGGTGGCGACCGGCTCCGTTTTTGCTTGCTGCGGTTGGGCGGTGATCGGTGCCTGGAAGGCGGGATCCGTCAGGTACAGACGCGTTCCCACCTCGACCTTGTTTGGGTCGGTTAGCTCGTTGATGCTGATCAGGCTGGCGACAGGCAGCTTGTAGGCCTTGGCGATCTGTGTGAGGGTCTGTCCTTTGGCAACGGTGTGTTCCGTGGCTCCTTGAATAGGGGTCACAGCAACCGGCTTGAAGGCAGGGCGCGGCAGGACTGCGTTATTGGGGAGTCGCAGGGTCTGACCGACCTCGACATGGTTGGCGTTACGCAGGTTGTTGAGGGCCATCAGGTCCCGACTGCTGACCCGGTACTGGCTAGCAATGCTGCTGAGGGTCTCACCGCTGTTGACGCGATGGCGGCCTGAGCCCGCTTTCACGGTGGGACCTGGCACTTGCAGGCGGCTTCCAGCTTCGACAAGGTCTGGGTTGCGGATCCCATTCATCCGCATCAGGGTGCCGACGCTGACGCCGTAGCGGTCAGCGATATCAGAGAGCGTCTCGCCGGATCGCACCGTCACTGAAGCAGCCGTGGCTGCCAACGGGAACCAAGCCGTCAGTAGCAGGGCGGCAAGAGCGGTACGGCGCATTTGTCTCCGGCAGATCCCCGCAAGATACGGTGCCTGACGTAAAGCGCCAGCCCTCCAGAGCAGTTGCTGCAGAAGGGATGTGGTGGCGATGAGTGCGCCTTATCCCGCCAGCCGCTTCAGCAGGTTGAGATCCACCTTGTAGGGCGGGTAGCGGAGCTTGAAATCAAACCGGAACGGGCGCTTCAGCACCGCCTTGTGGTGGCTGAACGTGTCGAAGCCGCTTTGGCCGTGGTAACTGCCCATTCCGCTGGCGCCGACGCCGCCGAAGGGCAGCTGGGGAACGCCGGCCTGCATCACCACATCGTTGAGGCAGACCCCACCTGAGCTTGTGGTGGTGAGCACCTGCTGCTGCTGGGTCTCATCCCCGCCGAAGAGGTAAAGCGCCAACGGTTTAGGCCCTTGGCGGATTTCCTGAAGGGTTGTTGTCAGATCGTCCAGTATCAGCACCGGCAGGAGGGGGCCGAACAGTTCCTCGGCCATCAGCGGATCAGTGCGGTCATCCACGCGGATCACGGTGGGGGCGATGCGCCGCTGCTCCCGGCTGATTTCTCCTCCAATCAGGATGCTGCCGTCCGCTCTGGCGGCCTCCAGAAGCTGCTCCAGCCGATTGAACTGGCGTTCATTGATGATCTGCCCAAGCTGATTCGAGTTGAGGGGATCGGCGCCATACATTTCGGTTCGGGCCTCCTCCATGGCCTTCAGCAGGGGTGAACGCAGTGCGAGTGGCACCAGCAGATGGTCTGGAGCGATGCAGGTCTGCCCGGCATTGATCCCTTTGCCCCAGATCAAGCGACGCGCCCCCACCGTGAGGTCGGCCCCTTCAAGAACGATGGCCGGACTTTTGCCACCCAGCTCCAGGGTTACCGGCGTGAGGTGTGCAGCGGCTCCCTCCAGCACTTTCCGTCCGATGCTGCCGCCACCGGTGAAAAAGATGTGGTCGAAAGGCATGGCCACCAGCGAGCCTGCCACGGATCCATCTCCCTGGACCACCTGCACCACGTCGGGCTCGAAGTGCTGAGGGATCAGCCGTGCGATCAGATCTGCGATGGCACTGGCGTGCTCCGAGGGCTTGAGCACGGCGGTGTTGCCAGCAGCCAAGGCACTGATCAAGGGCCGCAGCGTCAGTTGAAAGGGATAGTTCCAAGGTCCGATCACCAGAACGCACCCCAGTGGCTCCGGTACAACCTTGGCCTGGCCGGGGCGCAGTGAGAGGGGGACAGCCACGCGGCGTGGGCGCATCCAGCGCTCCAGCTGCCGGCCGGTGAGTTTGAGCTCCTGCCGCAGGGCTACCAGCTCAAAAAAGGCTTCGGTGGGTGGTTTGCCGAGGTCGGCGGCGAGGGCCTCGAGCACTTCCGATTCGTGCTTCTCCACCAGGGCGGAGAGCCGTTGCAATTGCTCTCGGCGCCAGGCCAGGGGACGGGTCAGCCCAGCCCCCACGAGCTCCTGCATCCGGCTCAGTTGCGTTTGGGTGAGGGCCACAGGGCTGACGATTGGGCCAGTCGGGTCTAGCAGTGGTGAATCTGCAACCGGGGGATGACCCCAGCGCTTCCGTGGTGGTCAGGGACGGTCATCTATCAGTTGATCGTTCGCAGCTATTCCGATGGGAATGGCGATGGCACCGGTGATTTCAAGGGGCTTGCGGCGCGGTTGCCGTATCTGCGTTGGCTGGGGGTCAACACCCTCTGGTTGACCCCGATTTATCCCTCTCCCCTGCGGGACGGGGGCTACGACATCACCGATTTCACCGGAATTCATCCGGATCTGGGGGATCTCTCCTCCTTCCATCGGTTCCTCACGGCGGCCCACAGCCAGGGCATGCGCGTGATTTTGGACCTGGTGCTTAACCACACCAGTGACCTGCATCCTTGGTTCCAGCGGGCCCGCTGGGCTCCTAAGGGCAGTTCGGAACGGGATGTTTACGTCTGGAGCGACGACCCCAAGCGCTACGCCGAGGCACCGGTTCTGTTCCGGCACTTTGAGGCGTCGAACTGGGAGTGGGATCCGGTCGCCGAGCAGTACTACCTGCACCGTTTCCTGCGTCATCAGCCTGATCTCAATTACGAGAACCCCTGGGTGCAGGACATGATGCTGGAGGTGGTCGACTTCTGGCTGGATCGTGGTGTCGACGGCTTCCGTCTGGATGCGGTTCCGTTCCTGTTCGAGTCAGAGGGCACCCGCTGCGAGGGGTTGCCGGAGACCCACTCTTTCCTCAAGCGATTGAGGGAGCGGGTGGATTCCCATGGTCGTGATGTGCTCTTGCTGGGAGAGGCGATTCAGCCGGTGGAGGAGGCCGCCCCTTACCTGGCGGATGACGAATTGCATGGAGCGTTCAACTTCGTGCTCACCGCCCATCTGTTCGCGGCCATTGCCAGTGGCCGCACCCAACAGCTCGGGGAGTGTCTGATGCAAGCCGAGCAGGCGGTGCGTGGTCCTCGCTGGGCCCTGCCCCTGCGCAATCACGATGAACTCTGGTTGGGGGATGGCCATCTCATCAGCGATGAAGTGATTCAGACCATCCGGGTGGGCCTACCCCAGGGGCAGGGGCACTGGTTGAACTGGGGCATTAACCGACGCCTGGCTCCTCTTCTCAATGGCGATCCACGCTCCAACCGGTTGCTGCACGGGCTCCTCTACAGCCTTCCGGGGATGCCCTGTCTGTATTACGGCGATGAACTGGGCATGGGCGACTGGCCCGGTCTGCGGGACCGAGATCCCAACCGCACGCCGATGGCCTGGACGCCGGCCCGTAACGGTGGCTTCTCCACTGCCCCCGATCCGCTGTTGGTGCTGCCACCGATCACCGCGCCTGGCTACGACTACCGCGTGGTGAATGTGGAGGTGCAGAAGCAGCTGCCGGGGTCGCTGCTGAATTGGCACCGGCGCATGCTCACCTGCCGCCGTCTGCTGCCAGCGCTGCGGCATGGAAGCTTCCGGTTGCTCCACAGCCCCCACCCCGGAGTGCTGGTGTATCTCCGCTGCACCGAGGCGATGACGGTGCTTGTGGCCGCCAATGTCACTGCTGCTGGAGCCTCGCTTGGTTTGGATCTCTCAGAGTGGTCTGGCAAGCGCACCCGTGAGGTGATGTGGGGTTGTGAATTCCCCCCCGCTGCAGCGGAGTGGTTTGTGAATCTTCCGCCTTATGGATTCAACTGGTGGTTGATCGGCGAGGTGGACGCTGAGGCTTAAGGCGACTGGAGCCGAATCGGCTGTTGCTGATGCTGAGTTAACAAGCCGGTTACGAGCTCCTTAATGACGGGCTGCCGGTGGAGGTCGCGATGCACCACCAGTCGCATCCTTTCAGGTTCGTCCCACAACGGGATGCTGACGATGGCATCACTGAGGCTCGGGGCCTTCTCCCCATAGGTGAGCCAGGCCTCGATCACCCGTTGTTCCAGCAAGGTTGCGAAGTGATCGGGCTTGCGGATGCGGGAGCTGCCAACGTTCCAGACCTGTGCGAGGTCTTGAGGCAGGGCGGTTTCAGGGCTGAAGGCCGCCTCCAGACGCAGACCCTGCACAAGTTTCAGTCGCGCCGTTTGATGCACGCCCCGCTCCAACTGCAGGAGTTGGCTGTCGCCCTCGATCTGCCAGAGGCCATCTCGCTTGAGCACGTCGACGTCAAAGGCCTTAGCGCATTTTCGCTGATTTCGGCTGACAGTGGTTTGGTGCTGGAGCGTCAGGGCCCCAACCGCATTGCCTGACTGAAGCCAGATCAACCCGTCGAGACAGCAAAGCTGATCGACCGAAACCATGCTGTTGACCAGAGCGCTCTGATCTTTCTCTGCAACGACGGCCCGGACAATCCCCAGTTCTGGGGGGGGTTAGCCCTGCCTGGGCAGGAGCAGCACCGCGCGGGTGCCACCGCTAGGGCTGATGCCCAGAGTGAGTTCTCCGTTGTGGCTGTCCATCGCAGAGCGCACGATGAACAGCCCCAGGCCGCTTCCGGAAGGCTTACTGCTGTAAAGCGGCACGTCACCGGGGTGGTCGTCAGGCAGTCCGGGACCGTTGTCGTCGACAACGATGGCCCAGTTCTGTTGCCGGCGTTCGAGCCGAATCACGATTTCCGGAGCTTCGGTTGCTGAAGGTTGAAGCAACAGGGCATCTACAGCATTTTTCACCAGATTGATCACGGCGATCTGGAGCTGGACGGCATCGCCATCCACCCAGGCGCCCTGATGACCCTTCAGCTCGGAAGGCAGCGCGGCGCTGATCCAGCTGCTGGCCTCGATCAGATTGGAGTTCACATACAACTGGACGCTGTTCAGCACGTCACGCAGGTCGAGCCGGGTCAGGTTGGTGTTCGCATTGCGGAGGATCGCCTTGATTTGATCGGTTGTTCGTGCGATGCGGCTGGATTGGTCGTCAAGGATCTGAAGGGCTTCCAGCAGCTCGACGGGATCATCGCCATTGGCACGCTGCCGAAGCTGATGCTGCAAACGCTGTGCCGTCAGGCGCAGGATGCTCAGGGGCTGATTGATTTCGTGGGCGATGGCCGCGGCTTCCAGGCTCACCTTCAGGCGCTGGTTCATCTGGGTCAGGGCCTGTTCATCCCGCAGGCGCTGTTTCTGAAACATCTGCGTGATCTGTTGCTCTTTGGCGGAGAGGTTCCGGGTGAGCTGATTGAAGGCGTTCACCATCGACTGAACCGCCATGTTCAGGTCCAACAACTCCTGGCCGCTTTTCTGGTCCAGCTCACAGCGGTATTGCAGGGTCTGAGGCTGGTCATCCCCCAGCAGGTTGATTTGCTGTTCTGTGGACCGGCTGGCTTGCCTTAGGGCGCTCAATGGCTGAAGAATCCTGTTGATCAGGCTGCGGTTCAACAGCAGGGTGAAGCCCAGCGCCAGCACGGCCGCTCCGATTTCCAGGGACAGGGTGCGGCTGCCTTGCGTCACCTCCTCGTTGGCACTGCTGGCGGTCAGCAGAACCCAGTTGAGTCCGTGGTCACCGCCCCATGGCGTTGACTGCAGCAGGAAAGCTTCTTCGTTGTGGCGCTGGAGTGCTGGTTGTGCTGAATCTCCGGGCTTCTGATGGATCCGGTGCAGCATCTCCGCCAGAGGGTGATCGAGCTCCCCGAGGCTGCTGCGCTCGTTGCTTCCTCCTGTCTTTGTGAGCGGAATACTGGGGTCTGAGCTGGCGATCAGACGTCCATCGGCTTCGATCAGCACAGCCAAGCCGCTGCGCTTCCCCCAGGCCTGGCTGAGCCAGGTGCTGAGTTGGTTGATCACCATGTCCACGCCGATCACCCCGAGCAATTGGCCATCACCGTCAAAGAGGGGGGTGTTGTACGAAACCGAATGAATGTCCGGCTGGTCTTCCCAGGCGTAGATGCTGCTCCAGGTCGGGCGTCCAGCATCAACGGTGTCGACGTACCAGGCTTCTTCATGGGTGGCACTCATGCCGGGGATGATCTCGGTTGGCTCGAGACGTTTTCCACGGGGTGAGAGGGAGAACACCGTCAATTGGCCCCGCCCCAGCCTTGTGCTGTCCTCGTAGAGCAAAACATCATCATCGGTGCCGCGTTCTAGGCCCAGGAAGGAACCATCTCGAGCGCCGTAATTGATGTAATCAACAGGGAAGGCTTTCAGCTGATGCCAGAACCGACGCCCCAGGGTGTCGAAGTTCTTCAACAGATCGGGCTGGGCATCAATGGCCGATGCGTTGAGGTCGTTGAGAAACATTGGGACGCGCAACTTGCCGCTCAGTTGCTCGCGAATTTGGGTGATCGAAAGATTTGTGCGGTGCGCTTCACTTTGCTGAATACCGCTGTTCCGCCCCAGGGTGTAAGTCACCAGGCTGAATGAACCCGCCACCAGGATGAGTTGCAGGCCGGTGGACCGGACCAACCGTTGCCCCAGGCTCAATGTGGAGTGCTGGCTCATGGGCGTGGGGTGATTTGACGCGTTAAAGATGCTTCGCGGATTAATTCAGCACCGCTGAGTTTCAATGCCTGGGCAATGGCCTTCCGGTGCGATTCGATCGTTGATGTGGCGCTATTCAACATGCGCGCGATCTCTTTGGTGCTCTTGCCGGCACCAATGAGATCGAAGATTTCGCTCTGGCGTGGTGTCAAACTTTGATGTGCTGGTTGCAGAATCCTGCTCAAGCTGTGATGCAGCGCATCGAATGAATCCCGCTTGTCGATCAAGGCATGGATTGATTCGCGCAGTTCACGCGAACTTTGGAAGTCTTCTGGTGCTCCTGTCAGAACAATGAGTTGAATGGAGGGATTGCTTTGGACAAGATGTTGTCCCAGTTCGCTGCCATCACCGTCTGGAAGATGCAGATCCAGGATGGCTAAATCCACCGGTATGTCTTTGTTGATCGCCACCGCTTGAGCGCACGATGTTGCCTTCGAGACGGTCGAGATCTCGGAGAAAGCGTCCACAATGGTTGCCAGCAGATCCAACAAAATTTGCTGATCTTCAACAACAAGGCAGTGCAAGGATTTCTCCACTGATGATGGAAAGCTAGGCCGCCTAGCGCGCATTTACACCGATTTCAGTTCGTTGTTCACCAGAGGGCTCAGCCGCTCTGCCTCGGCTGCATCGACCATCGCGAGCCGGCAACGACGGCTCAGCACATCATCGGCGCAGCTGGCGTGCTCCTTGCGGATGGCGTGCTGGATCTCAGCGCGGCAAATAGGGATCACACTGCTCAGTGGTTCGCGTGCCTCCATCGGGGCCTCAGCCACCACAGCCTCGGCGCGTAGGCCAAAGTTGTGCTGCAGATGCAGGATCTGGTGGGCTCGTTCGGGTGTGTCGGGCAGCAGGCCCTCGAGAGCCAAGGCTTGCTGCTGTAGTTCGGCGATGGTGTGGTCGGGGTTGGCGGCTGTCCCCAGCAGCGGCAGGCTTTGCGGCTTCGGCAGGAGTGCTGAAAGCTGCCGTTCCACCGCAGTCAGGGTGTCCTCAGCCATCGGTCGGCAGGTGGTCCACTTGCCCCCCATCACGCTCACCAGGCCGCAGGCCAGGGTTTCCACCTCGTGCTCCCGCACCACACGGCTGCTGTCCATGCCCTGGTCCGCGGGCTTCAGCAGCGGTCGTCCCCCCGCCCAACGGCTGCTCACCTTCGGATGCCCGAGTTGGGGAAACCAGTCATGCACGTAATTGAGCAGGTAGGTCTCCTCTTCCTCAGAGGGGGATGTGGCACTCTCCTTGGTGCAGGCCTCATCCGTCGTCCCCACCAGGGTGCGGCCGTGGAAGGGGAGCATGAACAGCACGCGTCCATCCGCAGTGGACGGCACCAGAAGCCCAAGGTTTTCCGGGCAGAGGTTCTGCTCCAGAACGATGTGGGCCCCACGGCTGGTGAGCATCCGTGGAGGGGCATCAGCCTGCGCCATTTGCCGGATCTCATCAGCGCGAATGCCCGTGGCATTCACAAACGCCGAGGCGCACCAACGTTCCCGTTGGCCCTTGGCGGATTCACTGATGGCGGCCTTGATCTGGCCTGTGCCATCGGTTTCCAGCTCCACCACCCGGCAACGGGTGCGCAGGGTTGCACCCTGCTGCTCTGCAGTGAGAGCCAGCAGAAGGTTCAGGCGTGCATCGTCGAATTGCCCATCGCTGTAGGCCACACCGCCTTGACACCCCTTCAGCAGAGGTAGGGCCTGACGCATTTGCTTCTGGGATAGCAGTCGGCTGTGGCCGATGCTCCGCTGACCGGCCAGGGCGTCATACATCCCCAGCCCAAGTCGGTAGTAGGCCTGTCCCCAGAGCTGTTGCGTGGGCAGGGCTAGCTCGAGTCGTCGGGCCAGGAACGGCGCCTGGGCCAACCAGTGGCTCCGCTCGAGCAGGGCTTCCCGCACCAGCCTCAGCTGGGCCAGATCCAGGGTCTTGAAGGCCAGCTCCAGGTAGCGGACTCCGCCATGGAGCAGCTTCGTGCTGCGGCAACTGGTGCCACCGCCGATGTCTCCGGCCTCGAGCAGGGCCACGCTCAGCCCCCGTCGTGTTGCCTCATAGGCCACGCTGGCACCGCTGGCACCAGCCCCGATGACCAGCAGGTCCACCTGGTGATCAGCCATGCCACCCCAGGCTTCTGGTCACGGCGTCCTGCCAGCGTGCGCGCCAGCGGCTGCGCTGGGATTCGTCCATCTGTGGCTGAAATCGTTCCGCGCCGTCACTCCGCGCGGTCGCGAGATGTTCCAGGTTGCTGATCACCCCCGCTTGAAGGCCTGCGAACAGTGCTACGCCCCGGGCGGTGCTCTCGAGGCTGGCGGGCCGCCGGACCGTCAGACCTGTGCAATCCGCCTGTGCCTGCAAGAGGGGATCGGAGGCAGCGGCGCCACCATCCACGGCGAGTTCTCCCAGGCTCGTGCCGAGGGCCTGCTCGGCAAGCTCCACCAACGTCGCCACCGACAGGGCGATTCCTTCCAGAGCCGCACGGGCGATGTGACCGCGCCCACTGTCACGGGTGAGGCCCACCAGAACACCGCGAGCCTGGGGATCCCAGTGCGGTGTCCCCCAGCCGGTGAAGGCGGGCACGAGCATCACACCTCCCGAATCCGGCACAGAACGCGCCAGGTCGTTGACCTGAGGGGCTTGATCAATGATCTGCAGCCCATCCCGCAGCCACTGGATCACGGTGCCGGCGTTGAACAGACTTCCCTCAAGGCAGAAGCTGGGTGTTCCGGCGGCATCGGTCCAGCCGAGGGTGCTGAGCAGCCCCGCATCCGAGCGGCGGATGACGTCGCCGGTGTTGATCACCAGAAAGGCCCCCGTCCCGTAGGTGCACTTTCCTTCCCCGGGTTGCAGGCACAGCTGGCCAAGGGTGGCGGCCTGTTGGTCGCCAAGCATCGCCTGGATCGGTAGGCCTGCAAAAGGCAGATCCGATCCAATGTGCCCGAACTCCCCGCGGCAGGGCAGTAGCTCCGGCAGAGCGTTGGCGGGTAGCCCTGTCGGGGTTCGGAAGTCATCCACCCAGCGCTGCTGCTCCAGATCCATCAACAGCGTTCGGCTGGCATTGCTCATGTCGCTGCCGTGGCGCTGGCCACCCGTGAGCTGCCAGAGCAGCCAGCTCTCCACCGTTCCGAAACAGAGGTCATCGCTGGCCGCGGCGGATTGGGCGTCGTCGTAGTGATCGAGCATCCAGCGGATCTTGCTGGCACTGAAATAGGGGTCGAGCAGCAAGCCCGTGCGTCGGCGCCACTCCTGCTCAAGACCCTGCTGCTTCCAGGCCTCGCAGATGGCGGCGGTGCGGCCGTCCTGCCAGACGAGGGCTGGTCCGCAGGGGAGGCCGCTGCTGCGTCGCCAGAGCACGGTGGTCTCCCGTTGGTTGGTGATGCCGCAGCTCACCACCGCCTTGCGCTGCCCATCGCTGAGCTGCGAATCGAGCTGCACCAGGGCCTGCCGCTGGCTGGTCCAAATCGCCATCGGGTCCTGTTCCACCCATCCATCCGCGGGGTAGGAAATCGGCAGCGGTGCACTGGCGCTGATCACGAGATCCCCCGAGCTACTGAACAGCGCTGCCCTGGAGCTGCTGGTGCCCTGATCGAGGGCCAGAAGAAGAGGCTGTTCAGCCATGGCCAATGTCTTTCTCTCCTGCTAGCCAGGAGATGGCTGACTGCAAAGGTTTTGAGAGCGATGACTCCGTTTCGAGACCCACCCGCTTGGGTTGCCGATGCGGTGCTCTATCAAATCTTTCCCGACCGTTTCCGGCGGAGTGGACGGGTCGATGCGCAGCGCTATCTCGCCCTCAAGCCATGGGGGGCGGACCCTCGCGAGGAAGGATTCCAGGGCGGGGATCTCTACGGCGTCATCGATGCTCTTGATGGGCTTCAAGCGATGGGCATCACCTGCCTCTATCTCACGCCGATCTTCAGTTCAGCCGCCAACCATCGCTATCACGCCTACGACTACTTCGAGGTTGATCCTCTGTTGGGGGGCAACGCAGCCCTAACGAAGCTCATCGAAGCTGTGCATCAG of the Synechococcus sp. MU1617 genome contains:
- a CDS encoding glycerol-3-phosphate dehydrogenase/oxidase, with product MADHQVDLLVIGAGASGASVAYEATRRGLSVALLEAGDIGGGTSCRSTKLLHGGVRYLELAFKTLDLAQLRLVREALLERSHWLAQAPFLARRLELALPTQQLWGQAYYRLGLGMYDALAGQRSIGHSRLLSQKQMRQALPLLKGCQGGVAYSDGQFDDARLNLLLALTAEQQGATLRTRCRVVELETDGTGQIKAAISESAKGQRERWCASAFVNATGIRADEIRQMAQADAPPRMLTSRGAHIVLEQNLCPENLGLLVPSTADGRVLFMLPFHGRTLVGTTDEACTKESATSPSEEEETYLLNYVHDWFPQLGHPKVSSRWAGGRPLLKPADQGMDSSRVVREHEVETLACGLVSVMGGKWTTCRPMAEDTLTAVERQLSALLPKPQSLPLLGTAANPDHTIAELQQQALALEGLLPDTPERAHQILHLQHNFGLRAEAVVAEAPMEAREPLSSVIPICRAEIQHAIRKEHASCADDVLSRRCRLAMVDAAEAERLSPLVNNELKSV
- the glpK gene encoding glycerol kinase GlpK → MAEQPLLLALDQGTSSSRAALFSSSGDLVISASAPLPISYPADGWVEQDPMAIWTSQRQALVQLDSQLSDGQRKAVVSCGITNQRETTVLWRRSSGLPCGPALVWQDGRTAAICEAWKQQGLEQEWRRRTGLLLDPYFSASKIRWMLDHYDDAQSAAASDDLCFGTVESWLLWQLTGGQRHGSDMSNASRTLLMDLEQQRWVDDFRTPTGLPANALPELLPCRGEFGHIGSDLPFAGLPIQAMLGDQQAATLGQLCLQPGEGKCTYGTGAFLVINTGDVIRRSDAGLLSTLGWTDAAGTPSFCLEGSLFNAGTVIQWLRDGLQIIDQAPQVNDLARSVPDSGGVMLVPAFTGWGTPHWDPQARGVLVGLTRDSGRGHIARAALEGIALSVATLVELAEQALGTSLGELAVDGGAAASDPLLQAQADCTGLTVRRPASLESTARGVALFAGLQAGVISNLEHLATARSDGAERFQPQMDESQRSRWRARWQDAVTRSLGWHG